A genomic window from Rhizobium sp. 007 includes:
- the ybgF gene encoding tol-pal system protein YbgF: MKKLVVAGLLCLAAVTGTERAAYSASFLGMNFGGKPAQSQTQTPPAVNVQSSSAEMRVQQLEEQLRQLNGRIEEMSFQILQMQESLRKTQEDNEFRFQDLEKSGGAAGSKGNTKKSEADLQPPASGQADARPQRQNDDVATIIETPQGAERAPSNDVPSDSGFGRPPQQLGSIQFDQNGNPIGGSVNENAEVGSAPLPDVNAGTSPQQTASLGSETDQYKAAYGHVLSGDYAIAEEQFTRYIAQYPGSARAADANFWLGEALYSQGKFNEAAKTFLNAHKKYGSSEKAPEMLLKLGMSLAALDNNDTACATLKEVTKRYPKASRAVISKVASEQKRLSC, from the coding sequence ATGAAGAAACTTGTCGTGGCAGGCTTGCTCTGCCTCGCGGCCGTTACCGGAACCGAGCGAGCGGCTTATTCCGCTTCGTTTCTCGGCATGAACTTTGGCGGCAAGCCTGCGCAGAGCCAGACGCAGACGCCGCCGGCCGTCAACGTGCAGAGCAGCAGCGCGGAAATGCGCGTGCAGCAACTCGAAGAGCAGCTGCGCCAGCTGAACGGCCGCATCGAGGAAATGAGCTTCCAGATCCTGCAGATGCAGGAATCGCTGCGCAAGACGCAGGAAGACAACGAATTCCGCTTCCAGGATCTGGAAAAGAGCGGCGGTGCCGCTGGATCGAAGGGCAACACGAAGAAGAGCGAGGCCGATCTGCAGCCTCCGGCTTCCGGGCAGGCCGATGCACGTCCCCAGCGCCAGAACGACGATGTCGCGACGATCATCGAAACACCACAGGGAGCCGAAAGGGCTCCCTCCAACGACGTTCCGTCGGACAGCGGTTTCGGTCGGCCGCCGCAGCAGCTGGGCTCGATCCAGTTCGATCAGAACGGCAATCCGATCGGCGGCAGCGTGAATGAGAACGCGGAGGTCGGTTCAGCGCCGCTTCCCGACGTGAATGCCGGGACGTCGCCGCAGCAGACCGCATCTCTCGGCAGCGAGACCGATCAGTACAAGGCCGCTTACGGTCACGTCCTTTCCGGCGATTACGCGATTGCTGAAGAGCAGTTCACCCGGTATATCGCGCAGTATCCGGGAAGCGCTCGGGCTGCCGATGCCAACTTCTGGCTGGGCGAAGCGCTCTATTCCCAGGGCAAGTTCAATGAGGCCGCCAAGACCTTCCTGAATGCCCACAAGAAATACGGCTCGTCCGAAAAGGCGCCCGAAATGCTGCTGAAGCTCGGCATGTCGCTGGCAGCACTCGACAATAACGACACCGCCTGTGCGACGCTCAAGGAAGTCACCAAGCGTTACCCGAAGGCTTCGCGCGCTGTCATAAGCAAGGTCGCGAGCGAACAAAAGCGCCTCTCCTGCTGA
- a CDS encoding cytochrome c family protein, with product MRYRVLLAGLCVAMLPAFGVNAQEGDATAGATVFKKCAICHVADTDKNKVGPSLNRILGRKAATHPNFSYSPAMKKAGEGGLVWDEATLRDYLHDPKGKIKGTKMVFAGLKNDSEINNLIAYLKQFSQ from the coding sequence ATGCGGTATCGCGTTCTTTTAGCCGGCTTATGTGTTGCCATGCTTCCTGCTTTTGGCGTGAATGCCCAGGAGGGCGATGCCACGGCGGGCGCTACTGTTTTCAAAAAATGCGCCATATGTCATGTAGCCGATACGGACAAGAACAAGGTCGGTCCGTCGCTGAACCGGATTCTTGGCAGGAAGGCGGCGACGCATCCGAATTTCAGCTATTCTCCGGCAATGAAGAAAGCAGGCGAGGGCGGGCTCGTTTGGGACGAGGCAACACTGCGCGACTATCTCCATGATCCCAAGGGGAAGATAAAGGGAACGAAGATGGTGTTTGCCGGGCTGAAGAACGACAGCGAGATCAACAATCTCATCGCTTACCTCAAGCAGTTTTCCCAATAG
- a CDS encoding cytochrome c oxidase subunit II, producing MAIVLVLVLLVVGSVVFHLLSPWWWTPIASNWSYIDDTLLITFAITGLVFVAVGSFMAYCVFRFRHKPGNRAAYEPENRRLEIWLAVVTSVGVAAMLAPGLVVWNQFITVPADAHQIEVVAQQWQWSFRMPGADGRLGKADTREVSPENPLGLNKNDTAGLDDVIVEGGELHLPIGKPVKVLLRSIDVLHDFYVPEFRAKMDMIPGMVTYFWFTPTRTGTFEILCAELCGVGHSQMRGTVMIDEEVAYQAWLAEQTTFTQMLASGEAQPAEQAQ from the coding sequence ATGGCTATCGTGCTGGTTCTGGTTCTGCTGGTCGTGGGATCCGTCGTGTTCCATTTGCTGAGCCCGTGGTGGTGGACGCCGATCGCCTCCAACTGGAGCTACATCGACGACACCCTGCTGATCACCTTTGCGATCACCGGTCTGGTGTTCGTGGCGGTGGGTTCCTTCATGGCCTATTGCGTATTCCGGTTCCGGCACAAACCCGGAAACCGGGCCGCCTATGAGCCGGAAAACAGGCGGCTGGAGATATGGCTTGCGGTGGTGACCTCCGTCGGGGTTGCCGCGATGCTTGCGCCCGGGCTCGTCGTGTGGAACCAGTTCATCACCGTGCCCGCCGATGCGCACCAGATCGAGGTCGTCGCTCAACAGTGGCAGTGGAGTTTCCGGATGCCGGGCGCAGACGGACGGCTGGGGAAAGCCGATACCCGTGAGGTCAGTCCGGAAAATCCCCTTGGCCTGAACAAGAACGACACCGCAGGGCTCGATGACGTGATCGTCGAGGGAGGTGAATTGCACCTGCCGATCGGCAAACCGGTCAAGGTCCTGCTTCGTTCGATCGACGTGCTTCATGATTTCTACGTGCCTGAGTTCCGGGCAAAGATGGATATGATCCCCGGCATGGTGACCTATTTCTGGTTTACGCCGACGCGCACGGGAACGTTCGAAATCCTTTGCGCCGAGCTGTGCGGCGTCGGGCATTCGCAAATGCGCGGAACGGTCATGATCGATGAGGAGGTCGCCTACCAGGCCTGGCTGGCGGAGCAGACGACATTCACGCAGATGCTGGCATCGGGGGAAGCGCAGCCGGCAGAACAGGCGCAGTAA
- the tilS gene encoding tRNA lysidine(34) synthetase TilS, producing the protein MSPETVLSPEAAARRFLRSLASPTRILVAISGGSDSTGLLLAFFEALKAEPSSQISLCAATIDHDLRAESADEARHVAALCKSFGIAHGIRVWRDPKPKTGIMAAAREARYELLADAAAELGANLIVTAHTLDDQRETRAMRGARSDNPSTGIADAVLFERRVWIARPFLSCLRADIRAFLSARAVPWLDDPSNEDLKYERVRTRAALAGEGAPEAEAYGADARLELSRQAALWLGRHFALACEGLGCVERDGLEAPLDVLGYALGRLAAVFGGQRFAPGRMQMDRILGFVTAGTPGRMTASRVVFDLRRDGLYLARESRGILPLLVAPGQRGIWDGRFVVENSSSFDLTVIARPANPSLIPVLGTAIQPRRVAHLPKAALKRALAAQPRISVAADANSCMNSHPDVTLTRYFALFDRFLTRFDLIFAESLAAAFGMRPYPSPPLGLIDGKAI; encoded by the coding sequence TTGTCTCCGGAAACCGTGCTTTCGCCCGAGGCAGCGGCCCGCCGCTTTCTCCGTTCGCTTGCCAGCCCGACGCGTATTCTCGTCGCGATCTCCGGCGGCAGCGATTCGACCGGTCTGCTTCTTGCATTTTTTGAAGCGCTGAAGGCCGAACCCAGTTCCCAAATTTCCCTATGCGCCGCCACGATCGACCACGATCTGCGCGCAGAATCGGCAGATGAGGCGCGCCATGTCGCAGCCTTATGCAAATCGTTCGGCATTGCCCACGGGATCCGTGTCTGGCGCGATCCCAAACCAAAAACCGGCATCATGGCGGCCGCCCGCGAGGCACGTTACGAACTGCTCGCAGATGCCGCGGCGGAACTTGGCGCTAATCTCATCGTGACGGCGCATACGCTGGACGATCAGCGGGAGACGCGAGCGATGCGCGGCGCGCGCAGCGACAACCCCTCCACCGGGATCGCCGATGCCGTTCTCTTTGAGCGCCGGGTCTGGATCGCCCGGCCGTTTCTTTCGTGCCTGCGCGCCGATATCCGCGCATTTCTCTCGGCCCGCGCCGTGCCGTGGCTCGATGATCCAAGCAATGAGGATCTTAAATATGAGCGCGTGCGGACGCGCGCGGCATTGGCCGGTGAGGGCGCCCCGGAGGCAGAAGCTTACGGCGCCGACGCCCGCTTGGAGCTTTCACGGCAGGCGGCCCTATGGCTCGGCCGTCATTTTGCCCTTGCGTGCGAAGGGCTGGGCTGCGTGGAGAGAGATGGACTTGAGGCGCCCCTGGACGTGCTCGGTTATGCGCTCGGCCGTCTTGCGGCCGTTTTCGGCGGACAGCGCTTTGCGCCAGGCCGCATGCAGATGGATCGCATTCTCGGTTTCGTAACCGCCGGCACGCCCGGACGCATGACCGCAAGCCGAGTGGTTTTCGATCTAAGACGCGACGGCCTTTACCTTGCCCGCGAAAGCCGCGGCATCTTGCCACTGCTCGTTGCGCCCGGACAGCGCGGCATTTGGGATGGCCGGTTTGTTGTCGAGAATAGCTCATCGTTCGATCTGACGGTTATCGCACGGCCCGCCAACCCCTCCCTCATTCCCGTGCTTGGCACGGCAATCCAGCCACGGCGGGTGGCGCATTTGCCCAAAGCTGCGCTCAAGCGGGCCTTGGCAGCTCAGCCACGCATTTCAGTCGCCGCTGACGCGAACTCGTGCATGAATTCTCATCCGGATGTCACTCTCACGCGGTATTTTGCGCTGTTCGACCGCTTTTTGACACGATTTGATCTCATCTTTGCTGAAAGCCTCGCGGCGGCTTTTGGAATGCGCCCCTATCCAAGCCCGCCTTTAGGTCTTATTGACGGAAAAGCCATCTGA
- the ctaD gene encoding cytochrome c oxidase subunit I: MVDIRSGAEEVIPPAEVEDVELYHPKSWWTKYVFSQDAKIIAVQYSVTAMAIGFVALVLSWLMRLQLAFPGYFAFIDAEHYYQFITMHGMIMVIYLLTALFLGGFGNYLIPLMLGARDMVFPYANMLSYWIYLLAVLVLVAGFFAPGGPTGAGWTLYPPQAILSGTPGGQDWGIILMLSSLILFIIGFTMGGLNYVVTVLQGRARGMTLMRMPLTVWGIFTATVMALLAFPALFVAAVMMLFDRLLGTSFFMPAIVEMGTQLQQGGGSPILFQHLFWFFGHPEVYIVALPAFGIVSDLISTHARKNIFGYRMMVWAILIIGALSFIVWAHHMYVSGMNPNFGFFFAVTTLIIAVPTAIKVYNWVLTLWRGDIHLTLPMLFALAFILTFVNGGLTGLFLGNVVVDVPLSDTMFVVAHFHMVMGVAPILVIFGAIYHWYPKVTGRMLDETLGHIHFWTTFIGTYAIFFPMHYLGLVGVPRRYYEMGETAFVPPSADTLNVFITAAALIVGAAQIVFLFNLVWSLFRGREAGGNPWRATTLEWQTPQTPPVHGNWGKELPVVYRWAYDYSVPGNSEDFLAQNDPGTARTAAGAAS; encoded by the coding sequence ATGGTCGATATTCGATCGGGCGCCGAGGAGGTCATCCCGCCTGCAGAAGTCGAAGATGTGGAACTTTACCATCCAAAGAGCTGGTGGACGAAATATGTCTTCAGCCAGGATGCCAAGATCATTGCCGTCCAATACTCGGTGACGGCGATGGCGATCGGTTTCGTCGCGCTCGTCCTGTCCTGGTTGATGCGCCTGCAGCTTGCCTTTCCCGGTTACTTCGCTTTCATCGACGCGGAGCACTATTACCAGTTCATCACCATGCATGGCATGATCATGGTAATCTATCTCCTCACCGCACTGTTTCTCGGCGGTTTCGGCAACTACCTCATTCCCCTGATGCTCGGCGCCAGGGACATGGTGTTTCCCTATGCCAACATGCTGAGTTACTGGATTTATCTGCTCGCCGTGCTTGTGCTCGTCGCCGGATTTTTCGCGCCCGGCGGACCAACCGGGGCCGGCTGGACGCTCTATCCGCCGCAAGCCATTCTTTCGGGCACGCCGGGGGGACAGGACTGGGGCATCATTCTCATGCTGTCGTCGCTGATCCTGTTCATCATCGGCTTCACGATGGGCGGCCTGAATTATGTCGTGACCGTGCTGCAGGGACGCGCGCGCGGCATGACGCTGATGCGCATGCCACTGACGGTCTGGGGAATTTTCACCGCGACGGTCATGGCGCTGCTTGCCTTTCCCGCACTTTTCGTTGCCGCCGTGATGATGCTGTTCGACCGGCTGCTCGGGACAAGCTTCTTCATGCCTGCCATCGTGGAGATGGGCACGCAGCTGCAGCAGGGTGGCGGCAGTCCGATCCTTTTCCAGCATCTCTTCTGGTTTTTCGGACATCCCGAGGTCTATATCGTGGCGCTTCCCGCCTTCGGGATCGTCTCCGATCTCATTAGCACGCATGCGCGAAAGAATATCTTCGGCTACCGCATGATGGTCTGGGCGATCCTGATCATCGGGGCGCTCAGCTTCATCGTCTGGGCGCATCACATGTATGTCAGCGGCATGAACCCGAATTTCGGCTTCTTCTTTGCCGTCACGACGCTCATCATTGCGGTACCGACCGCCATCAAGGTCTATAACTGGGTGCTGACGCTCTGGCGCGGCGATATCCACCTGACGCTGCCGATGCTTTTTGCGCTCGCCTTCATTCTGACTTTCGTCAATGGCGGCCTGACGGGGCTGTTCCTCGGCAATGTGGTCGTCGACGTGCCTTTGTCCGATACGATGTTCGTCGTGGCGCATTTTCACATGGTGATGGGCGTGGCACCGATCCTGGTCATTTTCGGTGCGATCTATCATTGGTATCCGAAGGTGACCGGACGCATGCTGGACGAGACGCTGGGGCACATCCATTTCTGGACCACGTTCATCGGCACCTATGCGATCTTCTTTCCCATGCACTATCTCGGCTTGGTGGGCGTGCCGCGCCGCTATTACGAGATGGGCGAGACGGCTTTCGTTCCGCCGTCCGCCGATACGCTGAACGTTTTCATCACCGCTGCCGCGCTGATTGTCGGGGCAGCGCAGATCGTCTTCCTGTTCAATCTGGTCTGGAGCCTTTTCAGAGGCCGGGAAGCCGGCGGCAATCCGTGGCGTGCGACAACGCTGGAATGGCAGACGCCGCAGACCCCACCGGTGCATGGCAACTGGGGCAAGGAACTGCCGGTGGTCTACCGTTGGGCGTATGATTACAGCGTGCCAGGCAATAGCGAGGACTTCCTTGCGCAGAATGATCCGGGCACCGCCCGGACGGCGGCGGGAGCAGCTTCATGA
- the glmM gene encoding phosphoglucosamine mutase, with the protein MKRRYFGTDGIRGQSNIFPMTPDLAMRVGIAVGTIFRRGNHRHRVVIGKDTRLSGYMLENAMVAGFTAAGLDAFVLGPIPTPAVAMLTRSLRADIGVMISASHNPYEDNGIKLFGPDGYKLSDDIEIQIEDLMEKDLHTQLAKSDDIGRAKRIDGVHDRYIEHAKRTLPRDVTLQGLRIAIDCANGAAYKVAPAVLWELGADVVTIGNEPNGININLNCGSTSPVALQKKVDEVRADIGIALDGDADRVIIVDENGTMIDGDQLMAVIAETWAENQQLRGNGIVATVMSNLGLERFLEGKGMGLARTKVGDRYVVEHMRQHNFNVGGEQSGHIVLSDYGTTGDGLVAALQILAAVKRTGKTVSEVCRRFEPVPQLLRNVRISGGKPLEDLQVQQAIADAEAELSKNGRLVIRPSGTEPLIRVMAEGDDRAQIERIVNELIGTISGVRTAA; encoded by the coding sequence ATGAAAAGACGTTACTTCGGCACAGACGGCATTCGCGGGCAGTCGAATATCTTCCCGATGACGCCGGATCTGGCGATGCGGGTCGGCATTGCAGTCGGTACGATCTTCCGCCGCGGCAATCACCGCCATCGCGTGGTCATCGGCAAAGACACGCGTCTCTCCGGCTATATGCTGGAAAATGCCATGGTGGCGGGCTTCACGGCCGCAGGTCTCGATGCATTCGTTCTTGGCCCGATTCCGACGCCCGCCGTCGCCATGCTGACACGTTCGCTGCGTGCCGATATCGGCGTCATGATTTCCGCCTCGCACAATCCATACGAGGACAATGGCATCAAGCTCTTCGGCCCCGACGGCTACAAGCTTTCCGACGATATCGAAATACAGATCGAAGACTTGATGGAGAAGGATCTCCACACGCAACTTGCCAAATCTGACGACATCGGCCGTGCCAAGCGCATCGATGGCGTGCATGACCGCTACATCGAGCATGCGAAGCGCACGCTGCCGCGCGATGTCACGCTGCAGGGCCTGAGGATTGCGATCGACTGCGCCAATGGTGCCGCCTATAAAGTGGCACCGGCCGTGCTTTGGGAACTCGGCGCCGATGTCGTTACGATCGGCAACGAGCCGAACGGCATCAACATCAATCTCAACTGCGGTTCCACCAGCCCCGTCGCTCTGCAGAAGAAGGTCGACGAAGTGCGGGCCGATATCGGTATCGCGCTCGATGGCGACGCCGATCGCGTCATCATCGTGGATGAAAACGGCACGATGATCGACGGCGACCAGCTGATGGCGGTGATCGCCGAAACCTGGGCGGAGAACCAGCAGCTTCGCGGCAACGGCATCGTTGCGACCGTGATGTCGAACCTCGGCCTCGAACGCTTTCTCGAAGGCAAGGGGATGGGTCTTGCCCGCACCAAGGTCGGCGACCGCTATGTCGTCGAGCACATGCGCCAGCACAATTTCAACGTCGGCGGCGAACAGTCCGGACATATCGTGCTCTCGGACTACGGCACGACCGGCGATGGCCTTGTTGCCGCGCTGCAGATTCTTGCTGCCGTCAAGCGCACTGGCAAGACCGTCAGCGAAGTCTGCCGCCGCTTCGAGCCGGTGCCGCAGCTTCTGCGCAATGTCCGAATTTCCGGCGGCAAGCCGCTGGAAGACCTGCAGGTGCAGCAGGCAATCGCCGATGCGGAAGCCGAGCTTTCCAAGAACGGCCGCCTCGTCATCCGCCCCTCCGGCACCGAACCGCTGATCCGCGTCATGGCGGAGGGCGACGACCGGGCGCAGATCGAGCGCATTGTCAACGAGCTGATCGGCACGATCTCGGGCGTACGTACCGCCGCTTAG
- the ftsH gene encoding ATP-dependent zinc metalloprotease FtsH, producing the protein MNPNLRNFALWAIIALLLIALFSMFQTTPAQTGSRDIPYSQFLREVDAGRVKEVVVTGNRVSGSYVENGTTFQTYSPVIDDNLLERLQSKNVLVSARPETDGSSGFLSYLGTLLPMLLILGVWLFFMRQMQGGSRGAMGFGKSKAKLLTEAHGRVTFDDVAGVDEAKQDLEEIVEFLRDPQKFQRLGGKIPRGVLLVGPPGTGKTLLARSVAGEANVPFFTISGSDFVEMFVGVGASRVRDMFEQAKKNAPCIIFIDEIDAVGRHRGAGLGGGNDEREQTLNQLLVEMDGFEANEGIILIAATNRPDVLDPALLRPGRFDRQVVVPNPDIVGRERILKVHARNVPLAPNVDLKVLARGTPGFSGADLMNLVNEAALMAARRNKRVVTMQEFEDAKDKIMMGAERRSSAMTEAEKKLTAYHEAGHAITALNVAVADPLHKATIIPRGRSLGMVMQLPEGDRYSMSYKWMVSRLCIMMGGRVAEELTFGKENITSGASSDIEQATKLARAMVTQWGFSDQLGQVAYGENQQEVFLGHSVSQSKNVSEATAQKIDNEVRRLIDEAYTQARDILTEKHDDFVALAEGLLEYETLTGEEIKALLRGEKPARDLGDDSPPSRGSAVPKAGARPASKGDEPEAGLEPQPH; encoded by the coding sequence ATGAACCCTAACTTACGTAATTTCGCCTTGTGGGCAATCATAGCGCTTCTGCTGATTGCCCTTTTCAGCATGTTCCAGACGACGCCGGCGCAGACCGGCTCGCGCGACATACCCTATTCGCAGTTCCTGCGTGAGGTCGATGCGGGCCGCGTCAAGGAAGTCGTCGTCACGGGCAACCGTGTGTCGGGAAGCTATGTTGAAAACGGCACCACCTTCCAGACCTATTCTCCTGTCATAGATGACAACCTGCTCGAGCGCCTGCAGTCGAAGAATGTCCTGGTTTCGGCCCGGCCTGAAACCGATGGTTCGTCAGGCTTCCTGAGCTATCTCGGCACGCTGCTGCCGATGTTGCTCATTCTCGGCGTCTGGCTGTTCTTCATGCGGCAGATGCAAGGCGGCTCGCGCGGCGCGATGGGCTTCGGCAAATCGAAGGCCAAGCTGCTCACGGAGGCGCATGGCCGCGTCACCTTCGATGACGTCGCAGGCGTCGACGAAGCCAAGCAGGACTTGGAAGAAATCGTCGAATTCCTGCGCGATCCGCAGAAGTTCCAGCGCCTCGGCGGCAAGATCCCGCGCGGCGTGCTGCTTGTCGGCCCTCCGGGTACCGGTAAGACGCTGCTCGCCCGCTCCGTTGCCGGCGAAGCCAACGTTCCGTTCTTCACCATCTCGGGTTCCGACTTCGTCGAAATGTTCGTCGGCGTCGGCGCAAGTCGCGTCCGCGACATGTTCGAGCAGGCGAAGAAGAATGCGCCATGCATCATCTTCATCGACGAAATCGACGCCGTCGGCCGCCATCGTGGCGCCGGTCTCGGCGGTGGTAACGACGAACGCGAACAGACGCTCAATCAGTTGCTGGTCGAGATGGACGGCTTCGAGGCCAATGAAGGCATCATCCTGATCGCCGCGACCAACCGCCCTGACGTTCTCGACCCCGCGCTGCTGCGTCCGGGCCGTTTCGACCGTCAGGTTGTCGTTCCGAACCCGGATATCGTCGGCCGCGAGCGCATCCTCAAGGTACATGCCCGCAACGTTCCGCTGGCGCCGAATGTCGACCTCAAGGTTCTAGCCCGCGGTACGCCCGGCTTCTCCGGTGCTGACCTGATGAACCTCGTCAACGAAGCCGCCCTGATGGCCGCACGCCGCAACAAGCGCGTCGTCACCATGCAGGAGTTCGAAGACGCCAAGGACAAGATCATGATGGGCGCCGAGCGCCGCTCTTCGGCGATGACCGAAGCGGAAAAGAAGCTCACGGCCTATCACGAAGCCGGCCATGCGATCACGGCGCTCAACGTCGCCGTCGCCGATCCGCTGCACAAGGCAACGATCATTCCGCGCGGCCGTTCACTCGGCATGGTCATGCAGCTGCCCGAAGGCGACCGCTACTCGATGAGCTATAAGTGGATGGTCTCGCGCCTCTGCATCATGATGGGCGGCCGCGTTGCGGAAGAACTCACCTTCGGCAAGGAGAACATCACCTCCGGTGCGTCTTCGGATATCGAGCAGGCCACCAAGCTTGCCCGCGCCATGGTCACGCAGTGGGGCTTTTCCGACCAGCTCGGTCAGGTTGCCTATGGCGAAAACCAGCAGGAGGTCTTCCTCGGCCATTCCGTATCGCAATCGAAGAACGTTTCGGAGGCCACGGCTCAAAAGATCGACAACGAAGTGCGTCGGCTTATTGACGAGGCATACACGCAGGCGCGCGATATCCTCACCGAAAAGCACGACGATTTCGTCGCGCTTGCCGAAGGCTTGCTTGAGTACGAAACGCTGACCGGCGAGGAAATCAAGGCGCTGCTGCGCGGTGAAAAGCCCGCTCGCGACCTTGGCGACGATTCGCCGCCGAGCCGCGGCTCGGCCGTGCCGAAAGCCGGCGCACGCCCGGCTTCCAAGGGCGACGAGCCGGAAGCAGGGCTCGAACCCCAGCCGCATTGA